In a genomic window of Dyadobacter fermentans DSM 18053:
- the nuoD gene encoding NADH dehydrogenase (quinone) subunit D, which yields MADIELLPHNVPSNSELPELVEELTTLNLGPTHPATHGIFQNVLKMDGEKIVSGEQTIGYIHRAFEKIAERRPFYQITTLTDRMNYCSSPINNMGWHMTVEKLLGIEVPKRAQYIRVIMMELARITDHIICNSILGVDTGAFTGFLYVMQKREEVYEIYEEVCGARLTTNMGRVGGMERDLSSAAIRKINDFIKSFPAVLRELEKLLNRNRIFMDRTINVGPISAERALSYGFTGPNLRAAGVDYDVRVMNPYSSYEDFDFEVPIGQSGDTFDRYMVRNEEMWQSLKIVEQAINNLPEGPYYADAPEFYLPPKNEVYKSMEALIYHFKIVMGEIDAPAGEVYHAVEGGNGELGFYLISDGGRAPYRLHFRRPSFIYYQAYPEMCKGSSLSDAILTMSSLNVIAGELDA from the coding sequence ATGGCAGATATTGAATTATTACCGCATAATGTCCCTTCTAACAGCGAGTTACCCGAACTCGTAGAAGAACTGACCACCCTCAACCTCGGCCCGACACACCCTGCTACCCACGGTATTTTCCAGAATGTCCTCAAAATGGACGGCGAAAAGATCGTTTCGGGTGAGCAGACCATCGGTTATATCCACCGTGCATTTGAGAAAATCGCCGAAAGAAGGCCATTTTACCAGATCACGACGCTTACCGACCGCATGAATTATTGCTCGTCCCCGATCAACAACATGGGATGGCATATGACGGTCGAGAAGCTGCTGGGCATCGAAGTACCAAAGAGAGCGCAGTACATCCGCGTGATCATGATGGAGCTCGCCCGCATTACCGATCACATCATTTGTAACAGTATCCTCGGTGTGGATACCGGCGCATTTACCGGCTTCCTCTATGTAATGCAGAAGCGCGAGGAGGTTTACGAGATTTACGAGGAAGTTTGCGGAGCGCGCCTTACCACCAACATGGGCCGCGTAGGCGGAATGGAACGCGACCTGTCAAGCGCGGCTATCCGCAAGATCAACGACTTTATCAAATCATTCCCGGCTGTGCTGCGCGAGCTCGAAAAGCTCCTCAACCGCAACCGGATATTCATGGACCGCACCATTAATGTGGGTCCCATTTCAGCAGAAAGAGCATTATCCTACGGCTTCACCGGCCCTAACCTGCGCGCTGCGGGTGTGGACTACGACGTACGTGTGATGAACCCCTATTCTTCTTACGAGGATTTCGATTTCGAAGTGCCTATCGGGCAGTCGGGCGATACGTTCGACCGCTATATGGTCCGTAATGAAGAAATGTGGCAAAGCCTTAAAATTGTGGAGCAGGCGATCAATAACCTGCCCGAGGGCCCTTATTATGCCGATGCCCCCGAGTTTTACCTTCCTCCTAAAAACGAGGTTTATAAAAGCATGGAAGCGCTCATTTACCATTTCAAAATCGTAATGGGCGAGATCGACGCACCGGCTGGCGAAGTATACCATGCTGTGGAAGGAGGAAACGGCGAGCTGGGCTTTTACCTGATCAGCGATGGCGGCAGGGCTCCGTACCGTCTGCATTTCCGCAGGCCAAGCTTTATCTATTATCAGGCATATCCTGAAATGTGCAAAGGCTCATCACTGTCGGATGCGATCCTGACGATGAGTAGCCTGAACGTAATTGCAGGTGAACTGGACGCTTAA
- the nuoE gene encoding NADH-quinone oxidoreductase subunit NuoE, producing the protein MTESPNLVAFTPERLETVKEIIARYPEGRQKSALLPVLHVAQEQWGWLSSEVMDYVAGILNIEPVEVYEVATFYTMYHLDPVGKHVIEYCRTGPCCLMGGEDVYGHLKKKLGIEAGETTADGKFTLKEVECLAACGWGPVFQIREQFYMNLTNEKVDQIIEDLSK; encoded by the coding sequence ATGACCGAATCACCTAATCTGGTTGCGTTCACACCCGAACGACTTGAAACAGTAAAAGAGATTATCGCACGTTATCCGGAGGGCCGCCAAAAATCGGCTCTTTTGCCTGTTTTGCACGTGGCCCAGGAACAATGGGGCTGGCTAAGCAGCGAAGTGATGGATTATGTAGCGGGAATTTTAAATATAGAACCCGTGGAGGTTTACGAGGTAGCGACCTTTTACACCATGTACCACCTCGACCCGGTGGGCAAACACGTGATCGAATATTGCCGTACAGGCCCTTGCTGCCTTATGGGCGGTGAAGATGTCTACGGGCATTTGAAGAAAAAACTGGGCATCGAAGCCGGTGAAACCACCGCCGACGGCAAGTTTACATTGAAAGAAGTAGAATGCCTCGCCGCATGCGGCTGGGGGCCGGTTTTCCAGATCCGCGAGCAGTTCTACATGAACCTGACCAACGAGAAGGTCGACCAAATCATAGAAGATTTAAGTAAATAA
- the nuoF gene encoding NADH-quinone oxidoreductase subunit NuoF encodes MARKILTEHINVPGIETFDVYRKQGGYTAVEKAIKTMTPEEVVEEAKKSGVRGRGGAGFPMGMKWGFLAKPEGVPRYLVCNADESEPGTFKDHHLMKCIPHLLIEGMIISSFALGANKSFIYVRGELMYVIRILEKAIAEAKAQGFLGKNILGSGYDLELVVQPGGGAYICGEETALLESLEGKRGNPRNKPPFPAVKGLYQSPTVVNNVESISNMPWIINNGGDAYAQIGIGRSTGTKLISASGHIQKPGVYEIELGVSVEEFLNSDEYCGGIRKGHHLKALVAGGSSVPILPANLIMKTAAGEDRLMTYESLSDGGFATGTMLGSGGFIVFDETACIVRNTWNFSRFYHHESCGQCSPCREGTGWMEKVLHRIEHGHGSMHDIDLLVDISKKIEGNTICPLGDAAAWPVASAIRHFRDEFVWHITNPQEATAPGAVYMGEMALV; translated from the coding sequence ATGGCTAGAAAAATTTTAACGGAGCATATCAATGTCCCCGGTATCGAAACCTTCGATGTTTATCGCAAACAGGGAGGCTATACTGCCGTTGAAAAGGCTATCAAAACCATGACCCCGGAAGAGGTGGTGGAAGAAGCGAAAAAATCCGGCGTGCGTGGCAGAGGTGGAGCGGGTTTCCCGATGGGAATGAAATGGGGCTTCCTGGCCAAGCCCGAGGGCGTTCCCCGCTACCTCGTGTGTAATGCCGATGAATCGGAGCCGGGTACGTTCAAGGACCACCATCTGATGAAATGCATTCCTCACTTGTTGATAGAGGGTATGATCATTTCAAGCTTTGCATTAGGTGCCAACAAGTCGTTCATCTACGTGCGCGGCGAGCTCATGTACGTGATCCGCATTCTGGAAAAAGCCATTGCAGAGGCAAAAGCGCAAGGTTTTTTAGGCAAAAATATCCTCGGCTCGGGCTACGACCTTGAACTGGTCGTGCAGCCGGGCGGCGGCGCTTACATTTGTGGCGAAGAAACCGCATTGCTCGAATCGCTGGAAGGAAAAAGAGGTAACCCGCGTAACAAGCCGCCATTCCCTGCGGTGAAAGGACTTTACCAAAGCCCTACCGTGGTGAACAACGTGGAGTCGATCTCCAATATGCCGTGGATTATCAACAATGGCGGCGATGCTTATGCACAAATCGGCATCGGTAGAAGTACCGGTACGAAATTGATTTCGGCGTCAGGCCACATTCAGAAGCCGGGTGTTTACGAAATCGAGCTGGGTGTAAGTGTAGAAGAGTTTTTGAATTCGGATGAATATTGCGGTGGTATCCGTAAAGGGCACCATTTGAAAGCATTGGTAGCAGGTGGATCATCCGTACCCATTCTTCCTGCAAACCTCATTATGAAAACGGCTGCCGGCGAAGATCGTCTGATGACGTACGAATCGCTTTCGGACGGTGGTTTTGCGACAGGTACCATGCTCGGTTCAGGCGGTTTTATCGTTTTTGACGAAACGGCCTGTATCGTTCGAAATACCTGGAATTTCTCGCGTTTTTACCACCACGAATCCTGCGGACAATGCAGCCCGTGCCGCGAAGGGACCGGCTGGATGGAGAAAGTGCTTCACCGCATCGAGCACGGTCACGGCAGCATGCACGACATCGATTTGCTCGTAGATATTTCAAAGAAAATAGAAGGTAACACCATTTGTCCGCTCGGCGACGCCGCAGCCTGGCCCGTAGCCAGCGCGATCCGCCATTTCCGCGACGAATTTGTGTGGCATATCACCAACCCGCAGGAAGCTACGGCTCCGGGCGCGGTTTACATGGGTGAAATGGCCCTGGTGTAA
- a CDS encoding NADH-quinone oxidoreductase subunit C codes for MLTNQEVAEGLLEKFGDQVFDFEEPYGLLTLSTTREEIIPLMEFLKDHKHYQVIFLTDITGVQYPDNAGKEYVVVYHMHSFVHNFRIRIKVALSAADIHIPTATGLFASANWMERETYDFFGILFDGHPNLRRILNIEEMDYFPMRKEYPMEDATREDKIDALFGR; via the coding sequence ATGCTTACGAACCAGGAGGTAGCCGAAGGGCTTTTGGAAAAATTCGGCGATCAGGTTTTCGACTTCGAGGAGCCGTACGGTTTGTTGACACTCTCGACAACCCGCGAAGAGATTATTCCATTGATGGAGTTCCTGAAAGACCACAAACATTACCAGGTAATATTCCTGACCGACATTACGGGCGTTCAATATCCCGACAATGCAGGCAAGGAATACGTGGTGGTCTACCATATGCACAGCTTTGTGCACAACTTCCGCATCCGCATTAAAGTGGCACTTTCCGCCGCAGATATCCACATTCCGACGGCAACAGGCCTGTTTGCCAGCGCCAACTGGATGGAGCGGGAAACGTACGATTTTTTTGGTATCTTGTTTGACGGGCACCCCAACCTGAGGCGCATTCTGAACATCGAGGAAATGGATTATTTCCCGATGCGCAAAGAATACCCGATGGAGGACGCTACCCGCGAAGATAAAATTGACGCCCTTTTCGGCCGATGA